The genomic region GTCATCATCAATGCGACAGTCGCTGTCGTCATCGTCAGTAATTTTTTCATGGTAGTCCTCCCGTTGGATGCGCTGTTCTTTATCGCTTCCTCAGCAGGTCAGCGCCCCTGCCCGCATTGTGCAAGTTCTTGACGTCTCTTTGTCGCATGCCGACGACGAGCCTTCTGATCAAAGATCACAAGGGTCGGTTCTTCTGGTATTTTCAGAGAAATTTCGTTCTCACGCCGTTTTGGCGTGAACCGAGATTTCCTCCCTGATGTCAGCATGTGACTTATTGTTTTTGTTTGGCTCTTTACCGTCGTGCGGCAAAGTTTGGTCAATGCCCGAAACCCAGACACCAAACCATGGCGCAATCTTCATCAGTTCCGATTAAATCGTAAAGAGCAGTTTCCGCAGAACGCATACGGTGTTACGCATCCAAGTTGCGGGTTCCCGCAAGACAAGAGAAATGCCTGTGAATATTATCGAAGAGCTGGAGGAAACCACTCATGTCGGATCTTGCTCATTACCTTCGCATCTCCAACTTGCTTGCGGGGAACCTTGATATTCACTCGGCGCTCAGTTCGGTCAAAACCGAGATCGAGAAGATTATCGAGTTTGATCACCTTGATGTGTGCCTGATTGACACGGACAAAAGGTGGGCGACGGCCTATGAGGTTGGCGTCGAAACAGCCTGGAGCAAGATGCGCTCCCATGTCCGCAAGGCGCCGATCCGCGATATTTTGCTGGGTAAGACCGACCATCTATTGACGGGAAATGCCCTTGAGGATCCCCGTTTCCTTTTCCCCGGCGCGGTAAGTGCCCCGATTATTGACCACGAACTTCGTAGCCGCGTCAGTGTCGGTATGAAGGTGCTGGGTGAAGTCGTTGGATCGTTAAATTGTTCTTCGAAAAAGGAAGATTTCTACGACCAGAGCCACCTTGAACAGATGCGCATTTTGGCTGACATGCTGGCCCCATATTTCTATGCCTTGCGCGCCAACGAAAAGGCCAACAAGGAGGCGATCATTCGCGCTGAAATCCTTGCACGCGAAGAAGGTCTGCGCCTTGGCGCACTCAGCCTTACCGACGCGCTTGAGGCCGAACGCCAGCGCATTGGCATGGACCTGCATGATCAAACCTTGGCTGATCTGACACGTATTGCACGGGATCTTCGCCCAGGACTGAGCGAGGCGCAGTATCTAAGGCTGCAGCAGCAAGTCCAAAACATGATCCAGGGACTGCGCGACATCATTGATACCTCGATCCCATCGATTCTTGACCTGTTTGGCTTCCACCATGCTGTCCAGACGCATCTGGAACGGGCTGTAAGCTATGACAGCGCAATGCGCTTCAAGGTCGATGATCAGACAGACGGCGCGATTGACCTGTTGCCCGAAACAACCCGCATCGCAGTCTTTCGTATCTGCCAGGAAGCCATCAACAATGCCGTGCTGCATTCGAATGCGTCACTTGTTTCGGTCTTGATTACCAAAAGCCCGGATGACTGTCTGACCATTCGTGTTTCGGATAACGGAAAGTTCCAGCCCCATCCAAGAAAACCGTCCAGTGGCTTGGAACATATGAAAACACGCGCCCGCCTGATCGGTGCAAAATATGACCTTTCAACTTCCGACGGCACACAAATAACAATTCAGTTGCATCAAGCGACCAGACAACAAGGAGAAACGATCAATGAAAATATTGCTGGTTGAAGATGACAATATGCACGCGGATTTCCTGATGGAAATCGTCGAAAACGCGTTGCCGGAATTTGACGAAATCCTTGTTGCCCATAACGGCAAGGAGGCCGAAAAACTTGCCCATCTACATCAGATTTCAGCCGTCGTAATGGACCTTCGCATGAAGGAACATAATGGCATTGAAGCCGCGCGAACGATCTGGGCAGAACGCCCCCACACAAGGATACTTTTCTGGTCGAACTATTCGGATGAGGCATATCTGCGGGGAATCACCCGCATTGTTCCCGATCAAGCGGCCTATGGGTATGTGCTGAAAACCGCAACACCGGACAAGATGCGACTGGCGTTGCGTGCCGTCCTTATCGAAGCGCAGATTGTTGTTGATCGCGAAGTTCACCAGATCCAGGCACAGCAGATGCGCTCGCGCAGTGCACTGACGGAATTCGAGTATCTGATATTGCTTGATCTGGCGTTGGGACTTCCGGACAAGGCAATTGCCATGCGCCGAAAACTGTCGCTCCGTACCGTCCAGAACCGGTTGCTATCGCTTTATGACAAGCTGGAAGTTGAGTCACAGGACCAGAACGAAATGGGCATTGTGCTTAACAAACGCACACGCGCTGTTTCCAGTGCCATTGCCCGAAAGGTCATTAATCGCGAGGGTTTGATAAGTGCCAACAAGGAACTATCCGCTTGGCTTGCAGGTCAACCAGTGCCACTGGACTAGGTTCTTGGTCGGCATCACCAATCAGCAGAACTGGGCTATCAGATTTCTTTGCGCTCGTCCAAAGGTGCCATATCGAAACTGATACTGAAGATGCACCCGCTATGCTCTTTGGGTTGCGTCAGTTTAACCTTGGTTTCGTGGCGTGCAGCGATTTCCTTGACGATGGAAAGTCCCAGTCCGCATCCTTCGTCATATCTTGCATCATTGATCCGATAGAACCGTTTGAAGACATCCTTGCGATGTTCGACCGGAATACCCGGGCCGTTGTCTTCGACGGTCAATATCACCTTATTTTTGGCAGTGTTCTGTTCAAGCCGAACGGTCACGGCACTACCACTTGGGCAGTATGTCAGTGCGTTATGGACAAGGTTTTTAAGCAGCTCTTCAATCAAGGTCGCATCACCCATAATCCACGCAGGATCGGTGATCCCCTCATATCCAAGGTCAATGCCACGCTCGATCGCGACCGGCACTTTTGATCCGGTTACCGCACGGGTAATTTCACACAGATCAATCTTGTCAAACGGCCGACCCGCAAGGCCTTCGGGTGCGGCACGTGCGGATGCCAATAACTGATTGGCCAGATGCGATGTCTGCCTGGTCGAGGCCGCGATGGTATCCATGATCTGGTGGATTTTCTCAGGATCCTTTTCACGCTGCCCAAGTTCTGCCTGGGTTCGAAGTGCTGCCAATGGCGTTCTAAGCTGATGCGCTGCATCTGCAGTAAAGCGTTGCATGGTCTTCAGGCTGTTTTCCAGCCGGCCGAAAAGCTGGTTGATGGCGCCCACCAGATGGCGCACCTCGATCGGCACATCGTGCAAAATCGGTCTGAGATCACTCGGAGAACGGCGATTAAGCGCCTCTTCAAGCCTTGCAAGTGGTTTCAGGCCCTGACCGATCCCGAACCAAACGATCATGGCGGCAATGACAATCAGCAAGATCTGGCGCGCGGCGGCACTGGCAAGAATATCCTCGCTAAGCCTTGTGCGGGTTCCCATAGTTTCGGCAACGAGCACATGAAAACGGGTCGCTTTGCGAACACTCGCCACATAGCGTGAAAGCGCGCCGATCCGGACCGTTTCGCCGTTATAAACCGCATCGTAGAAAACCGGTTCTTCACGCAATGGCAGGAACTTCTCAGGCACCGGCGGCAGGTCTTCATAGCCGGTAATGAATTCGCCCTGTGCGGTACTGACCTGATAGAAAACCCTGTCTTCTGCAGCACTTGTCAGCATCTCGAGCGCGACATAGGGAACGTCCACCTCAATCTTGCCACCGATCAGGACAACACGGTCTGCAATGGCTAATGCAGAACTTAAAAGTGCACGGTCAAATGCTTGGTTTGTCGAATTAATTGCGTTACTTCGGACTTCAAGCAGCATCAGGGAACTGACCACCAAAAGCGGGATCAGCAGCGATATGACAAGCCTGCGCCGAAGTGATCGATTACGCCATTTCATGTTTTTTTCAACAGATAGCCAAGACCGCGAACGGTCTGGATTTTGACATCGGCCGCCTCGACCCGTTTGCGCAATCGACTGATATAAAGTTCGACCGCGTTGGCACTGATATCGTCTTCAAACCCGGCCAACTGGTCAACGATTTGCTCCTTGCTCAGAACATGGCCGCCCCGCATCAAAAGGATTTCAAGGATATTAAGCTCACGCTTTGGAATATCGACATCCGTGCCATCAACCGTTACCCGTCGCGCCACTGTATCGAAACTGAGCTTCCCGCATTTAAGCTGGGTATTATGCGTTCCGGCATTGCGCCGCATAAGCGCCCTAACCCGTGCTTCAAGCTCGACCAGCTCGAACGGTTTGGCCAGATAGTCATCCGCACCAAGATCAAGTCCCTTGACCCTGTCTTCGATATCACCGCGCGCGGTCAGAATCAGAACGGCACTTTCGGCTCCGCGATGACGCAAACGTTTGAGAATCTCAAGCCCGTCAAGCTTCGGCAGGTTCAGATCAAGTACCACCAGGCCATATTCCTGGGTACGCAAAACGTCGTCAGCCTCCTCGCCATCGGCAATCACATCGACCGCATAGCCAGACTGTCGCAGGGATCCTGCAATTCCGTCTGCCAGTGCGGCATGATCTTCGACAACAAGGACTCTCATTGTTTGCGCGACTTTTCCCTGATAAACCTCGACAGAGGTAATTTCTATTCTGCCATTTTCCCGGCAAAGGCATTCAAGAACAAGCGATATCCTCGCCCCGGCACCATATGCCAATGACCATCCGCGACACAGAGTATTGCAGCATGATTTCGGGCCGTATCTGTATTGGTTTATGTTTCATCGCCCTCGCGATGCAAGTTTCTTCTGCGATGGCCGAAGTTTTCACTTATCCGGCATTGCGTTCGTCCCAGGCATCCGATCCAGAACAGTCACTGCTGACCAGCACACAGCCGATGGCGGTTATCTATGGCTCCGCCGATATCGGTGCCTTTGTCCCGGTGATCGAGGCCTTTCAGCAAGATAACCCGTTTATTGGCGTTGAATACCATCAGCTGCAAACCCTTGAGATGTATGACATCACCCAAAGCCAGCGCGCCAACGGTGAACCAGCGGCGGACCTGATCATCAGCTCCTCGATGGATCTGCAGATGAAGCTGGCCAATGATGGATATGCCACCTCCTATCAAAGCAGTGAAACAGACGCTTTGCCCCATTGGGCGCGCTGGCGCAACGAAGCCTTTGCCGTAACGCAGGAACCGGCTGTCATCGCCTATAACCGCGAGTTTTTCCGCGAAAACGAACTCGAACCGCCCAGAACCCGCGAAGATTTTATCCGGTTACTTGTCAACCACGACGAGTTGCTGAGTGAAAAAGTCACGACCTATGACATTGAACGCAGCGGTGTTGGCTTCCTGTTTCTGGCGCGCGATGAACGATTTTTCCCCGGCATCTGGGATTTTGTCCGCATTCTGGGTCAGGCGAAGGTAAAGCTTTATTCCAACACATCTCCGATGCTTGAAAAAATCGCGTCCGGTCAGGTGGTGCTTGGCTATAACCTGCTGGGATCGTATGCGGAAACCTTTACCCAACGAAACCCGAACCTTGGCGTCATCTTGCCAGACGACTTTATCGTCGTTTATTCAAGGATCGCCATCATCCCGCGTGGTGCACGCAACCCCGACCTTGGCGGTCGGTTCCTTGATTTCATGTTGTCAATCAAGGGCCAAAGCGTCTTGCAGAATGAAGGGAACTTCAACCCGGTACGCGCCGACGTCCCGCCCAGCACATTCTCGTCGCTGATCTTTGACCGTTATGGCGAACGCGTACGTTCCTTCCCGGTTGGGCCGGGATTGCTGGTTTACCTTGATCAGGCCAAGCGTCAGCGCTTCCTGCGCCGCTGGCAGGATGCGCTACTGAACCGCAGATAACGCACCCTGCCCGACCACTTATCTTGTTAAGACTTGGCACTATCGGGTACCGGACGACGATCCGGGCCGGTATAGTTCCAGATCATCCGGCGCGGGATCGGTCCCTTGTTGCGGCCACCCTGTTGGGTTTGTTCCCACGCATGGGCAAGAATGCCCACCGACCGCGAAAGACAAAACAACCCACGCGCCAGTTCCGGCGCAAATCCCAGTTCGGCATAGATAACCGCCGTCGCACCATCGATGTTCATCGGGATCCGTTTACCTTTACGTGTCAAAAGCTCTGCCTCGATCGCGCTGGCAATTTCGCCATACCGGCCCAACACATGACCTTCCAGAGCTGCATCGCGTACGAGCGCCAAAAGCCGCGGTGCACGTGGGTCCACCGGGTGGAACCGATGGCCAAAGCCCGGCACATGTTTGCCATGCTCGGCAATCTGATGATCAAGGCCGTCTGAAACTGCCGCTGTCATGTCCTGTCCGGCATCCATGCGTGCTGCGATGTCATGATAAAGGGCAACCGCCTGCTCGCCCGCACCACCATGCACATCACCCAGGACATTAACCGCACTGGCCATGGCATTGTTCAGGCCAACGCCACATGTTGCCGCCATACGGGCAATGGCGATGCTGGGGGCTTGCGGCCCATGATCGATGGCCGAAACAAGGGCTGCTTCAAGCAGCTTGGCCTGCGGTGCTGATGGTAATTCGCCACGTGTCATCAACCAGATCATGGTCGGAAAGCTGATATTGCCGATCAGATCCTCAATCGCGTAACCGCCATAATGGATTTTGCCCGGCTCCATATCAATGATGCCGGTCTGCCACCAGTCGCGTACTTCGTTTTCAACGTCTTCAACAGTTTTCGAACTCACAGCACGCCCTCCTTGGCAAAATTATCGATTTCATCATTGGAAAAGCCCAGCGACAACAGAATATCCTGATTGTCTTGTCCAAGTTCTGGCGGCGGTGCACTCACCGACGGCGCATCACCATCCATTTTGATTCCGGTCCGAAGGATGCGGATATCGCGATCAGCACCCGGAACATTTTCAAACGACGCCAACATCCCGCGATCAGCAATCTGTGGCAGGGAAAGTGCCTGTGGCACGGTCAGGACCGCACCGGCCGGAACACCAACGGCGTTAAGCTTTTCAACCCAGTAATCGGTTTCTTGCGTAACCAGCATGTCTTCAACCAGTCCGGTCAAAGCCGATCTGTTTTCGAGCCGTTCCTTGCGCGACACAAATCGCGGATCCTTGATAAGCGCCTCAAGACCAAGAACACCACACAGAGCTTCGAACTGTTCCTGCTTGTTTGCGGCGATGTTGATCTGGCCATCGGCCGTGGCAAAGGCGCCAGACGGTGATGACGTGAAGTTGTCATTGCCATTGGCGGTCGGCTCCTTGCCAGCAATCAGATAGTTCGAGACCACCCAACCCATCGTGGCAATCACCGATTCCAGCATCGAAATATCAATGAAGCTGCCCTTGGCATCCTTGTTGCCCATGGCCCGCCCCGCCAACGCCGAGCTGATGGCAAAGGCCGCAGTCATGCCGCCGATGGTATCGGCCATCGGATACCCGACGCGATAGGTCCCTTTATCCTCCTCGCCGGTGATTGTCATGATCCCCGACAAGCCCTGAACAATCTGGTCATAGGCGGGAAGTGTCTTCATCGGGCCGCTCTGGCCAAAGCCGGAAATCGCGCAATAGACGAGGCCCGGATTAACCTTTGAAAGCACATCATAGCCAAGCTCAAGACGGTCCATGACGCCCGGACGGAAGTTCTCAACCAGAACATCGGCCTTGGCCACGAGCTTTTTCAGGATTTCTTTCCCCCGCGGATCCTTAAGGTTCAGCGTAATCGAACGTTTACCGGCGTTCTGTGCCATGAATGAAACGCCCATCAGCTTTTCATTGAGCTCCATGTCGGCACCAAGCTGTCGGGCAAGATCGCCACGACCCGGCGCTTCGACCTTGATGACTTCCGCCCCCATATGGGCCAGCTGGTGACAGCAAAACGGCCCGGCCAACACATTGGTCAGGTCAAGAACCGTGATTCCGGAAAGAGATTTTGGTCCACTCATGGATATTTCCTAAATTCTGCCTGGTAGAATTATGTTCTATTATATAGAATTTTGAACTTAGGGAAAATGATGTTCGCCCGGCCAAGGCCACCCCCCAGAGAACGGGAGCAGGTAAATCCATGTCAGAACAAAACGTTACAGCGGTTGAGCGCGCTTTGGGAATTCTTGATGCCTTCACCGATCAGGACCATGACCTGTCGCTCAAGGACCTGTCCGAGCGTACCGGGATGTATAAAAGCACCATCTCGAGACTGGCGGGAACGTTGGAGTCTTGTGGTTTTTTGATGATTTCAGGCCGTGGCCGCTATCGCCTTGGCCCGGCACTTTGGCGTCTTGGCTCCATTTACCGGCGATCATACGGCATGGACGATATCGTCCGCCCACACTTATCGATCCTCGTTTCGGAAAGCGGGGAAACCGCGTCCTTTTATGTGCCCGAAGGCGCCAATCGATTGTGCCTGTTTCGCGAAAACTCCCCAAGCAGCCTGCGTCATCATCTTGAAGAAGGCGCTATTCTTCCTTGTGAATTCGGGGCTGCTGGCCACGTCATCCGCGCCTGGGGCGATGGCGTCGATGACCGTTCGTTACAGGTCCTCGAAGACAGGTTTGCCCTGAGCGAAGGTGAACGTGATCCGGACGTTTCGGCGATTGCCGTACCGGTACTGGATCGGCAGAACCACCTGCTCGGTGCACTTGCCCTTTCTGGTCCGATCAGTCGGTTCACCCCGGAAAAACGCCTCAAATGCCTGGCTTCGCTGCAAGCACGTGCTGCGGATTGCGGTAAACGCATGTCTTCTTGATCACAAACGGCCGCCCATCTTTGCCGTTAACGCATAAATCATGTGAACTTTTTTCACCCATTTTTTGCCAATGACAGGTTGGTGACAGGTTTGGCTGTTACCGTCCCGCCACTGCCGATCCGTGAGTCATAAATTGGCCCCGGAACAAACAAGAAGAAAATTCGGCAAGGGAGGTCAGGTCAATTTCCGGGGTCAGGTGGGCATTCATGCCTCTGAAAGCGGTGTTCGGACTCCCCTTGCTGGTGCTTTGTTCCATTGATCGGCTTGCCACTATTCGGGTGGCTGGGAAATTGCTTTAGTGTCTGGAGGAGACCCTGATGAACAAACTGTCGATGTTCTCGCGTCGCGGATTTATCGCAGCAGCCACGGCTGTTGCTGTTTCGACTGCTGCATTTGGTGCAATGGATGCCAAAGCTGCAGAAATCGACGAAATTCACTTCGTCATTCCGGGCGGCGCAGGCGGCGGCTGGGATGGTACGGCACGTGGTACCGGTGAAGCCCTGACCAAATCGGGTCTTGTTGGCACCGCGTCCTACGAAAACATGTCGGGCGGCGGCGGCGGTAAAGCGATCGCCTACATGATCGAAGCTGCTGATCGCCTTGACAACACCCTGATGGTCAACTCCACCCCGATCATCGTGCGTTCGCTGACCGGTGTCTTCCCGCAGTCGTTCCGCGACCTGACCCCGATCGCAGCCGTTGTTGCCGAATATGCTGCTTTCGCAGTTCCGGCGGACAGCCCGTATCAGTCCTTCACCGACGTTGTTGACGCGGTCAAAGCTGATCCGTCTTCGGTCAAGTTCGGCGGCGGTTCGGTCCGTGGCGGTATGGACCACATCGTTGCAGCCTATGCCGTTCAGCAGGGCGGCGGCGATGCCAAACAGGTAAAATACATTCCGTATGACGCAGGTGGCAAAGCAATTGCTGGCCTTCTGTCGGGTGAAACTGAAGTTCTGTCGACCGGTCTGGGTGAACTGCTTGAACTTGCCAAGGCAGGTCAGGTTCGCATTCTGGCTGTAACCTCGAAAGAACGCGTTGAAGCTGCTCCGGACGTTCCGTCGCTCGGTGAACTCGGCATTGATGCTGAATTCGTCAACTGGCGCGGTTACTTCGGTTCGCCCTCTCTGTCGGCTGAAAAAGCGGATGCCTATGCTGCGATCCTCAAGGACGTTCAGGCAACCCCGGAATGGGAAACCGTTCGTACCCGCAATGGCTGGGAAAAAATCTACAAGCCGCGTGCTGAGTTTTCTGCCTTCATGGAAAATCAGGAAAAGGTCGTTGGCGACCTGATGCGCGACCTTGGCTTCCTGAAATAAGCCGTTAATACACAAGTAAAAAGACCTCCGAAGGAAACCACGCCATGTCCATCAATCGCGACAAATTCGGCGCGCTGCTATTTCTTTGCCTTGCGCTGATATATGGCTTCTATGTCGATGACATCCCGCTGCTGTTTGGCGACGAGGATGCCCCGTTCAATGCCAGAACCCTCCCTAACGCCCTTGCATGGTTGCTTGGTGTGGTTTCCTTCATCCAACTGGTGCTGCCGACCAACAAAGAGGCCGGCAGCCTCGAACACGCTTTCCGCGGTCTTAAGTGGAAACGCGTTGTTATTCTGGCGGCGCTGATGGTGTTTTATGGCCTGACCATCCGCCAGCTGGGCTTCCCGATTTCAACATCGCTCTTCCTGATGGGCGGTTTCTATACGCTT from Thalassospira indica harbors:
- a CDS encoding response regulator, with protein sequence MKILLVEDDNMHADFLMEIVENALPEFDEILVAHNGKEAEKLAHLHQISAVVMDLRMKEHNGIEAARTIWAERPHTRILFWSNYSDEAYLRGITRIVPDQAAYGYVLKTATPDKMRLALRAVLIEAQIVVDREVHQIQAQQMRSRSALTEFEYLILLDLALGLPDKAIAMRRKLSLRTVQNRLLSLYDKLEVESQDQNEMGIVLNKRTRAVSSAIARKVINREGLISANKELSAWLAGQPVPLD
- a CDS encoding sensor histidine kinase, yielding MKWRNRSLRRRLVISLLIPLLVVSSLMLLEVRSNAINSTNQAFDRALLSSALAIADRVVLIGGKIEVDVPYVALEMLTSAAEDRVFYQVSTAQGEFITGYEDLPPVPEKFLPLREEPVFYDAVYNGETVRIGALSRYVASVRKATRFHVLVAETMGTRTRLSEDILASAAARQILLIVIAAMIVWFGIGQGLKPLARLEEALNRRSPSDLRPILHDVPIEVRHLVGAINQLFGRLENSLKTMQRFTADAAHQLRTPLAALRTQAELGQREKDPEKIHQIMDTIAASTRQTSHLANQLLASARAAPEGLAGRPFDKIDLCEITRAVTGSKVPVAIERGIDLGYEGITDPAWIMGDATLIEELLKNLVHNALTYCPSGSAVTVRLEQNTAKNKVILTVEDNGPGIPVEHRKDVFKRFYRINDARYDEGCGLGLSIVKEIAARHETKVKLTQPKEHSGCIFSISFDMAPLDERKEI
- a CDS encoding response regulator transcription factor encodes the protein MRVLVVEDHAALADGIAGSLRQSGYAVDVIADGEEADDVLRTQEYGLVVLDLNLPKLDGLEILKRLRHRGAESAVLILTARGDIEDRVKGLDLGADDYLAKPFELVELEARVRALMRRNAGTHNTQLKCGKLSFDTVARRVTVDGTDVDIPKRELNILEILLMRGGHVLSKEQIVDQLAGFEDDISANAVELYISRLRKRVEAADVKIQTVRGLGYLLKKT
- a CDS encoding ABC transporter substrate-binding protein, whose protein sequence is MAEVFTYPALRSSQASDPEQSLLTSTQPMAVIYGSADIGAFVPVIEAFQQDNPFIGVEYHQLQTLEMYDITQSQRANGEPAADLIISSSMDLQMKLANDGYATSYQSSETDALPHWARWRNEAFAVTQEPAVIAYNREFFRENELEPPRTREDFIRLLVNHDELLSEKVTTYDIERSGVGFLFLARDERFFPGIWDFVRILGQAKVKLYSNTSPMLEKIASGQVVLGYNLLGSYAETFTQRNPNLGVILPDDFIVVYSRIAIIPRGARNPDLGGRFLDFMLSIKGQSVLQNEGNFNPVRADVPPSTFSSLIFDRYGERVRSFPVGPGLLVYLDQAKRQRFLRRWQDALLNRR
- a CDS encoding citryl-CoA lyase; its protein translation is MSSKTVEDVENEVRDWWQTGIIDMEPGKIHYGGYAIEDLIGNISFPTMIWLMTRGELPSAPQAKLLEAALVSAIDHGPQAPSIAIARMAATCGVGLNNAMASAVNVLGDVHGGAGEQAVALYHDIAARMDAGQDMTAAVSDGLDHQIAEHGKHVPGFGHRFHPVDPRAPRLLALVRDAALEGHVLGRYGEIASAIEAELLTRKGKRIPMNIDGATAVIYAELGFAPELARGLFCLSRSVGILAHAWEQTQQGGRNKGPIPRRMIWNYTGPDRRPVPDSAKS
- a CDS encoding CaiB/BaiF CoA transferase family protein — translated: MSGPKSLSGITVLDLTNVLAGPFCCHQLAHMGAEVIKVEAPGRGDLARQLGADMELNEKLMGVSFMAQNAGKRSITLNLKDPRGKEILKKLVAKADVLVENFRPGVMDRLELGYDVLSKVNPGLVYCAISGFGQSGPMKTLPAYDQIVQGLSGIMTITGEEDKGTYRVGYPMADTIGGMTAAFAISSALAGRAMGNKDAKGSFIDISMLESVIATMGWVVSNYLIAGKEPTANGNDNFTSSPSGAFATADGQINIAANKQEQFEALCGVLGLEALIKDPRFVSRKERLENRSALTGLVEDMLVTQETDYWVEKLNAVGVPAGAVLTVPQALSLPQIADRGMLASFENVPGADRDIRILRTGIKMDGDAPSVSAPPPELGQDNQDILLSLGFSNDEIDNFAKEGVL
- a CDS encoding IclR family transcriptional regulator; protein product: MSEQNVTAVERALGILDAFTDQDHDLSLKDLSERTGMYKSTISRLAGTLESCGFLMISGRGRYRLGPALWRLGSIYRRSYGMDDIVRPHLSILVSESGETASFYVPEGANRLCLFRENSPSSLRHHLEEGAILPCEFGAAGHVIRAWGDGVDDRSLQVLEDRFALSEGERDPDVSAIAVPVLDRQNHLLGALALSGPISRFTPEKRLKCLASLQARAADCGKRMSS
- a CDS encoding tripartite tricarboxylate transporter substrate binding protein, giving the protein MNKLSMFSRRGFIAAATAVAVSTAAFGAMDAKAAEIDEIHFVIPGGAGGGWDGTARGTGEALTKSGLVGTASYENMSGGGGGKAIAYMIEAADRLDNTLMVNSTPIIVRSLTGVFPQSFRDLTPIAAVVAEYAAFAVPADSPYQSFTDVVDAVKADPSSVKFGGGSVRGGMDHIVAAYAVQQGGGDAKQVKYIPYDAGGKAIAGLLSGETEVLSTGLGELLELAKAGQVRILAVTSKERVEAAPDVPSLGELGIDAEFVNWRGYFGSPSLSAEKADAYAAILKDVQATPEWETVRTRNGWEKIYKPRAEFSAFMENQEKVVGDLMRDLGFLK
- a CDS encoding tripartite tricarboxylate transporter TctB family protein; its protein translation is MSINRDKFGALLFLCLALIYGFYVDDIPLLFGDEDAPFNARTLPNALAWLLGVVSFIQLVLPTNKEAGSLEHAFRGLKWKRVVILAALMVFYGLTIRQLGFPISTSLFLMGGFYTLGERRPLVLILTAVGVTLAFWGLLYAMGIYLTPGDFFYYLGWMSNDA